One window of Halopseudomonas maritima genomic DNA carries:
- the miaA gene encoding tRNA (adenosine(37)-N6)-dimethylallyltransferase MiaA translates to MVAPDEAVALPPVICLMGPTASGKTDLAMYLYDQFPCELVSVDSVLVYRGMNIGAAKPDAQALQRYPHHLIDILDPAEPYSAARFRDDALALIRDITARGRVPLLVGGTMLYFKALFGGLANMPSADPAARARIERMAQEQGWPAVHAALAEVDPVAAERIHPNDPQRISRAYEVFLASGITLTQWHQRQHAEKASDQPPGTGVLPYTVRYLAVAPQERAVLHERIAERFTQMLQQGLISEVEALHARGDLDVSMPSIRAVGYRQAWDYLEGRLNYEQMRERGIIATRQLAKRQFTWLRGWNEPIEWLDSLDPKRFERALKVLQTASL, encoded by the coding sequence ATGGTTGCTCCCGACGAGGCTGTGGCTCTGCCGCCGGTGATATGCCTGATGGGGCCAACCGCGTCCGGCAAGACCGACCTGGCGATGTACCTGTACGACCAGTTCCCCTGCGAACTGGTCAGTGTTGATTCGGTGCTGGTATATCGCGGTATGAATATCGGCGCGGCCAAGCCTGATGCGCAGGCCCTGCAGCGGTATCCGCACCACCTGATCGACATCCTGGACCCGGCCGAGCCCTATTCGGCCGCGCGCTTTCGTGATGATGCCCTGGCGCTGATCCGCGATATCACCGCACGTGGCCGCGTGCCGCTGCTGGTGGGTGGCACCATGTTGTACTTTAAGGCTTTGTTTGGCGGTCTCGCCAACATGCCTTCGGCTGATCCGGCGGCCCGTGCGCGTATCGAGCGGATGGCGCAGGAGCAGGGTTGGCCGGCCGTGCACGCAGCGCTGGCAGAGGTTGACCCCGTCGCCGCCGAGCGTATCCACCCCAATGATCCGCAGCGGATTTCACGTGCTTATGAGGTGTTTCTCGCCAGCGGGATTACACTTACGCAATGGCACCAGCGTCAGCACGCAGAAAAAGCCTCTGATCAGCCGCCCGGTACCGGTGTTTTACCTTATACTGTGCGCTATCTGGCGGTTGCTCCCCAGGAGCGCGCAGTGTTGCATGAGCGAATTGCTGAACGTTTTACGCAGATGTTGCAACAAGGGCTGATTTCCGAGGTCGAAGCCCTGCATGCGCGTGGTGATCTGGATGTCAGCATGCCCTCGATTCGGGCGGTCGGTTATCGACAGGCTTGGGATTATCTGGAAGGGCGGCTGAACTACGAGCAGATGCGTGAACGGGGCATCATCGCAACGCGCCAGTTGGCCAAGCGGCAGTTTACCTGGTTGCGTGGCTGGAATGAGCCGATTGAGTGGCTTGACAGTCTCGACCCGAAAAGATTCGAGCGGGCCTTGAAAGTGCTGCAGACGGCCTCATTATGA
- a CDS encoding N-acetylmuramoyl-L-alanine amidase produces MTGGKRRLTLLSAVLLIGLFVQWAQAADIKSVRLWRAPDNTRLVFDLSGPAEHTLFTLSNPERIVIDISNARLTANTSGLELDNTPLTGLRSAPRDGGDLRVVLDLSTAVNPKSFVLPPNQQYGDRLVVDLFDQTPRQAASLPAPPQPSASPLPQTPTRSASEAGDRDIIVAIDAGHGGEDPGAIGHGGAREKDVVLAISRDLKRLIDAEPGFRAELVRTGDYFIPLRRRTEIARQHNADLFVSVHADAFTRPSANGASVFALSDRGATSETARLLADRENRSDLIGGVGGVSLDNKDQVLASVLLDLSMTATLSASLDVGQQVLSSVGQINRLHKPRVEQAGFMVLKSADIPSILVETGFISNPGEARKLVTRSHQQSMARAIFTGVKGYFHRNPPPGTRVAAMKADGRLAQGPREHTVRRGDSLSAIANIYQVSLASLRDANNLSSDQIRVGQVLKVPASSMLVQNER; encoded by the coding sequence ATGACCGGGGGAAAGCGCCGGCTGACGTTGCTCAGTGCAGTGCTGCTGATCGGCCTGTTTGTGCAATGGGCGCAGGCGGCTGACATTAAAAGTGTTCGCCTGTGGCGCGCGCCGGATAATACGCGCCTGGTGTTCGATCTCAGCGGGCCTGCCGAGCATACCCTTTTCACCCTGTCCAATCCTGAGCGCATTGTTATCGATATCAGCAATGCGCGGCTGACGGCCAATACCAGTGGCCTGGAGCTTGATAATACGCCGCTCACCGGCCTGCGTTCGGCGCCCCGCGATGGCGGCGACTTGCGTGTCGTGCTTGACCTGTCTACGGCCGTGAACCCCAAGAGTTTTGTGCTGCCGCCTAACCAGCAATACGGTGACCGCCTGGTGGTCGACTTGTTTGATCAGACGCCACGGCAAGCCGCCAGCCTGCCTGCGCCGCCCCAGCCCAGCGCCTCGCCGTTGCCTCAGACGCCCACGCGCTCGGCTAGTGAGGCGGGTGATCGGGACATCATCGTTGCCATCGACGCCGGGCATGGTGGCGAAGACCCTGGGGCCATCGGACATGGTGGCGCCCGCGAGAAAGACGTGGTGCTAGCCATCTCCCGCGACCTGAAACGCCTGATAGATGCCGAGCCGGGTTTTCGGGCCGAGCTGGTGCGTACTGGCGACTACTTTATTCCGCTGCGCCGGCGTACCGAGATTGCCCGCCAGCACAACGCCGACCTGTTTGTCTCGGTGCACGCGGACGCCTTTACCCGTCCCAGTGCCAACGGCGCTTCGGTATTTGCCCTCTCGGACCGAGGTGCGACCTCTGAAACGGCGCGTCTGCTGGCTGACCGGGAAAACCGCTCCGACTTGATTGGTGGGGTGGGCGGCGTCAGCCTGGATAACAAGGATCAGGTACTTGCCAGCGTGCTGCTGGACCTGTCGATGACTGCCACCTTGTCGGCCAGCCTGGATGTCGGCCAGCAGGTGCTGTCATCGGTGGGTCAGATCAATCGTCTGCACAAGCCCCGCGTCGAGCAAGCTGGGTTTATGGTGTTGAAGTCGGCGGATATTCCGTCGATCCTGGTCGAGACCGGGTTTATCTCCAACCCGGGTGAGGCGCGCAAGCTGGTGACGCGAAGCCACCAGCAGTCCATGGCGCGCGCGATTTTCACCGGGGTTAAGGGCTATTTTCACCGTAACCCTCCGCCCGGCACCCGGGTAGCCGCGATGAAGGCCGACGGTCGTCTTGCGCAAGGGCCGCGTGAGCATACGGTACGACGTGGCGACAGCCTGTCTGCCATTGCCAACATTTACCAGGTGTCGCTGGCCAGTCTGCGCGACGCCAACAATCTTTCCTCAGACCAGATTCGTGTTGGCCAGGTGCTGAAGGTGCCGGCCAGCAGCATGCTGGTCCAGAACGAACGCTGA
- the hflK gene encoding FtsH protease activity modulator HflK, translating into MAWNEPGGGNNSNDQDPWGSGGGGNRGGKQGPPDLDEALRKLQDSLNNLFGSGKRGSKSGGGSSTGGAGIPSWMWALGLVLILGFWVFKAVYMVNEQEQAVILRFGEYHRTVGPGLHLYFPPVERKFQRNVTQVRSYRQQGQMLTEDENIVEVPVAIQYRISNLENFVLKVEDPETSLRHATESAVRHVVGSTPMHQVLTEGREQMAVEVTERLQRYLDSYNTGIAVTQVNIENAQAPAEVQDAFDDVIRAKEDEVRARNQAEAYANGVIPEARGRAQRMLEEANGYRDEVVARAEGEAKRFDLLLEQYVLAPEVLRERLYLEVMQDVLSSTSKVLVAGGEGSNNLLYLPLDKLMNQGGSSGSSSASSGLPPIVQSDSSARTPASQQRDLRSRESR; encoded by the coding sequence ATGGCCTGGAATGAGCCTGGTGGCGGCAATAATTCTAACGACCAGGACCCTTGGGGTAGCGGCGGCGGTGGCAATCGCGGCGGCAAGCAAGGTCCGCCGGATCTGGATGAAGCGCTGCGGAAATTGCAGGACAGCCTGAACAATCTGTTCGGCTCCGGCAAGCGCGGCAGCAAAAGCGGCGGTGGCAGCAGCACCGGTGGTGCTGGTATCCCAAGCTGGATGTGGGCGCTGGGCCTGGTACTGATTCTCGGCTTCTGGGTGTTCAAGGCCGTGTACATGGTCAATGAGCAGGAGCAGGCGGTTATTCTGCGCTTCGGTGAATACCATCGCACCGTCGGGCCTGGTCTGCATCTGTATTTCCCGCCGGTTGAGCGCAAGTTTCAGCGTAACGTGACCCAGGTGCGTTCCTATCGCCAACAGGGTCAGATGCTGACCGAAGACGAGAATATCGTTGAAGTGCCGGTGGCGATTCAGTACCGCATCTCCAATCTCGAGAACTTTGTGCTCAAGGTCGAAGACCCTGAGACCAGTCTGCGTCACGCGACCGAAAGTGCTGTACGCCACGTTGTGGGTTCTACCCCGATGCACCAGGTGCTGACCGAGGGGCGTGAGCAGATGGCGGTTGAGGTAACCGAGCGTCTGCAGCGTTATCTGGACAGCTACAACACTGGTATTGCGGTGACCCAGGTGAACATCGAGAACGCACAGGCACCGGCCGAGGTGCAGGACGCGTTTGATGACGTGATTCGCGCCAAGGAAGATGAAGTGCGTGCGCGCAACCAGGCCGAGGCCTACGCCAATGGGGTGATCCCTGAAGCGCGTGGCCGCGCCCAGCGCATGCTGGAAGAGGCTAATGGTTACCGTGATGAGGTGGTGGCCCGCGCAGAAGGTGAAGCCAAGCGCTTTGATCTGCTGCTCGAACAGTATGTTCTGGCGCCTGAGGTACTGCGTGAGCGCCTGTATCTGGAAGTCATGCAAGACGTGCTGAGCAGCACCAGCAAGGTGCTGGTGGCTGGCGGAGAAGGCAGCAATAACCTGCTTTACTTGCCGCTCGACAAGCTGATGAATCAGGGTGGCAGCAGCGGCTCCAGCAGTGCCAGCTCCGGTCTGCCGCCGATCGTGCAGAGCGATTCATCTGCCCGTACGCCTGCTTCGCAGCAGCGTGATCTGCGCTCCAGGGAGTCCCGCTGA
- the hfq gene encoding RNA chaperone Hfq, with translation MSKGHSLQDPYLNVLRKERVPVSIYLVNGIKLQGQIESFDQFVILLKNTVSQMVYKHAISTVVPGRPVRLPTQPGADEAEAGNP, from the coding sequence ATGTCAAAAGGGCATTCACTACAAGACCCTTACCTGAACGTTCTGCGCAAGGAACGAGTTCCGGTATCTATCTATCTGGTCAACGGCATCAAACTGCAGGGGCAGATCGAGTCTTTTGACCAGTTCGTCATTTTGCTGAAGAACACTGTCAGCCAGATGGTCTACAAGCACGCTATTTCCACTGTCGTTCCCGGTCGCCCGGTGCGTCTGCCGACGCAGCCCGGTGCTGACGAAGCCGAGGCCGGCAATCCCTGA
- a CDS encoding DUF2065 domain-containing protein, which translates to MLQEILTALCLVLVIEGVLPFLMPARWQRMLSGISELSARQVRLAGLASMLIGTLCLYLVR; encoded by the coding sequence ATGTTGCAGGAAATCTTGACGGCACTTTGCCTGGTGTTGGTGATAGAGGGGGTGCTGCCCTTTCTGATGCCGGCCCGCTGGCAGCGAATGCTGAGCGGCATTTCAGAGCTCAGTGCGCGTCAGGTTCGGCTGGCAGGGCTTGCCAGCATGTTGATCGGCACCCTGTGCCTGTATCTGGTTCGCTAG
- the hflX gene encoding ribosome rescue GTPase HflX translates to MFFERHEGGERAILVHLEGLDEQRQEDPHEFIELVRSAGAENAGFLTVSRHQPTPRFLIGSGKVDELRALVKASEGELVIFNHTLTPSQERNLERELECRVIDRTGLILDIFAQRARTHEGKLQVELAQLDHLSTRLVRGWTHLERQKGGIGLRGPGETQLETDRRLLRVRIKQITKRLEKVRSQRDQARRARRRAEIPVVSLVGYTNAGKSTLFNTLTVSEVYAADQLFATLDPTLRRIELADIGPVILADTVGFIRHLPHKLVEAFRATLEESSQADLLLHVIDAADEERESNVEQVHHVLGEIGALELPMLEVYNKIDLIDGFEPQIQRDEDGVAVRVWISAQQGRGLDLLAQAIAERLGDDIVQEHIQLDYAEARLRAQFYAAGAVLGEQIGEDGRQQLEVRLQRSDFNRLLKREGWQPEQFLQQHTLQ, encoded by the coding sequence TTGTTTTTTGAGCGCCATGAAGGGGGTGAACGTGCCATTCTTGTTCACCTCGAAGGTCTGGACGAGCAGCGCCAGGAAGATCCGCACGAATTTATCGAACTGGTACGTTCTGCCGGCGCTGAAAACGCAGGTTTCCTGACCGTCTCCCGCCACCAGCCCACCCCGCGTTTTCTTATCGGTAGCGGTAAGGTCGATGAGCTGCGGGCGCTGGTCAAGGCCAGCGAAGGCGAGCTGGTCATTTTCAACCACACCTTGACCCCCAGCCAGGAGCGCAATCTTGAGCGCGAACTGGAGTGTCGGGTTATTGACCGTACCGGTCTGATTCTGGATATCTTTGCCCAGCGCGCCCGTACCCACGAGGGCAAGTTGCAGGTGGAACTGGCCCAGCTCGACCACCTCAGCACTCGCCTGGTGCGGGGCTGGACGCACCTTGAGCGTCAGAAAGGTGGTATTGGCCTGCGTGGTCCGGGTGAGACCCAGCTGGAGACTGATCGTCGCCTGCTGCGTGTACGTATCAAGCAGATTACCAAACGTCTTGAAAAGGTGCGCAGTCAGCGTGATCAGGCGCGCCGTGCGCGGCGCCGCGCTGAAATTCCGGTGGTTTCACTGGTGGGCTACACCAACGCGGGCAAGTCGACCCTGTTCAATACGTTGACCGTCTCCGAGGTGTATGCAGCAGACCAGCTGTTCGCAACGCTGGACCCGACGCTGCGCAGGATCGAGCTGGCAGACATCGGGCCGGTGATTCTGGCCGATACCGTAGGTTTTATCCGTCACCTGCCGCACAAGCTGGTCGAGGCGTTCCGCGCCACCCTGGAAGAGTCCAGTCAGGCTGACTTGCTGTTGCATGTGATTGATGCTGCCGATGAAGAGCGCGAGTCCAATGTCGAGCAGGTGCATCATGTGCTCGGTGAGATCGGTGCCCTCGAGCTGCCGATGCTTGAGGTGTACAACAAGATCGACCTGATTGACGGCTTTGAGCCGCAAATTCAGCGAGATGAAGACGGTGTGGCAGTGCGAGTCTGGATCTCGGCGCAGCAGGGGCGCGGGCTGGATCTGCTGGCGCAGGCCATCGCTGAGCGGTTGGGGGATGATATTGTGCAGGAGCACATTCAGCTCGATTACGCCGAAGCGCGCCTGCGCGCCCAGTTTTATGCCGCTGGTGCGGTGCTGGGGGAGCAGATTGGTGAAGATGGCCGGCAACAGCTGGAAGTACGCCTGCAGCGCAGTGATTTCAATCGCCTGCTCAAGCGTGAAGGCTGGCAGCCGGAGCAGTTTCTGCAGCAACATACTTTGCAATGA
- the hflC gene encoding protease modulator HflC — MSNKSLFGLIVLLAAVVVGWNSFFVVSQTERAIVLQFGKVVQNDVPPGLHFKLPFVQEAQSFDGRLLTLDTATQRYLTLEKKALMVDSYAKWRIADVQRFYTATSGLRAIAEERLSRQLESGLRNEVARRTLHEVVSGERDQLMADITATLDENARRELGIEVVDVRVKAIDLPTEVNRSVFDRMSTEREREAREHRAKGAELAEGIRADADRQQRVIIAEAFRESEKIRGDGDAQAAAIYAEAYNKDPEFYSFSRSLQAYRESFASKSDMLVLDPESEFFKYMQADPLQR, encoded by the coding sequence ATGAGTAACAAGTCACTGTTTGGATTGATTGTGCTGCTGGCCGCTGTAGTTGTTGGCTGGAACAGCTTCTTCGTGGTTAGCCAGACTGAGCGCGCCATCGTGCTGCAGTTCGGTAAGGTGGTGCAGAACGACGTGCCGCCAGGTCTGCACTTCAAGCTGCCGTTTGTGCAGGAGGCGCAGAGCTTTGATGGTCGTCTGCTGACGCTGGATACCGCTACCCAGCGCTATCTGACGCTGGAAAAGAAAGCGCTGATGGTGGACTCCTACGCCAAGTGGCGCATCGCTGATGTGCAGCGTTTCTACACGGCGACGTCAGGTCTGCGTGCGATTGCCGAAGAGCGTTTGTCGCGCCAGCTGGAGTCCGGTCTGCGCAATGAGGTGGCGCGCCGTACCCTGCACGAGGTGGTGTCAGGTGAGCGCGATCAGTTGATGGCTGACATCACGGCGACCCTGGATGAAAACGCCCGACGCGAGCTGGGTATCGAGGTGGTGGATGTGCGGGTCAAGGCGATTGACCTGCCGACTGAGGTAAACCGCAGCGTATTCGATCGTATGAGTACCGAGCGTGAGCGTGAGGCGCGTGAGCACCGCGCCAAGGGTGCTGAGCTGGCCGAGGGGATTCGCGCTGACGCTGATCGTCAACAGCGCGTGATCATTGCCGAGGCATTCCGTGAGTCCGAGAAGATTCGCGGTGATGGCGATGCGCAGGCGGCGGCTATCTATGCCGAAGCCTACAATAAGGATCCGGAGTTTTACTCCTTCTCGCGCAGCCTGCAGGCTTATCGCGAGAGTTTCGCCAGCAAGTCCGACATGCTGGTGCTGGATCCGGAGAGCGAGTTCTTCAAGTATATGCAGGCTGATCCTCTGCAGCGTTGA
- the tsaE gene encoding tRNA (adenosine(37)-N6)-threonylcarbamoyltransferase complex ATPase subunit type 1 TsaE, whose protein sequence is MKLELLANGEDAMVALGAQIAAALEGRGVVYLEGNLGMGKTTLSRGIIRALGHAGAVKSPTYTLVEPYELGPVNVYHFDLYRLASPEELEFLGVRDYFDGDNLCLVEWPEKGRGALPRPDLTITIDAVGSGRRLTLTAGGPQGQATCQRIQQMRSEG, encoded by the coding sequence ATGAAGCTGGAATTACTGGCCAATGGTGAAGATGCCATGGTTGCGCTCGGCGCGCAGATTGCCGCCGCGCTTGAGGGGCGAGGTGTCGTGTATCTGGAGGGTAATCTGGGGATGGGCAAAACCACCCTCAGCCGTGGCATTATCCGCGCGCTGGGGCACGCCGGTGCCGTCAAGAGCCCAACGTATACCCTGGTGGAACCCTACGAGCTGGGGCCGGTCAACGTATATCATTTCGACCTTTATCGCCTGGCCAGTCCGGAAGAGCTGGAGTTTCTAGGGGTGCGCGATTACTTTGACGGTGACAATCTGTGTCTGGTGGAGTGGCCTGAGAAAGGTAGGGGTGCTTTGCCAAGGCCTGATCTGACGATTACCATTGACGCTGTGGGCAGCGGGCGGCGTCTGACGCTGACTGCCGGCGGCCCACAGGGTCAGGCGACCTGCCAACGGATACAACAAATGCGGAGTGAAGGCTAG
- a CDS encoding ATP phosphoribosyltransferase regulatory subunit, which produces MPSVDRWLLPDGIDEVLPREAARIEAARRQLLDLFSRWGYDLVITPHIEYLESLLTGAGHDLELQTFKMIDQLSGRMLGLRADITPQVARIDAHTLGAEGPSRLCYCGSVLHTRPRALATSRSLIQLGAELYGDASSASDIEVISLMLETLALCRVEDVHLDIGHVGIYRGLIQAAGVTEQTEQALFDALQRKAADEVAALAGGVEQGSLGAMLCSLVELSGGVEVLDRAHALLDGAPEAVMAALDDLAEVAQVLARQYPDVPLYFDLGELRGYHYHTGVVFAAFVPGLGQSVAQGGRYDDIGSDFGRARPATGFSTDLRFLVQRGQIASADIASAVWAPYSAEPGLQQAVAELRAAGQRVIVALPGQADAEAAAHGCDRILTWRDGRWQVVELNS; this is translated from the coding sequence ATGCCTAGTGTAGACCGTTGGCTGTTGCCTGACGGCATCGACGAAGTGCTGCCTCGCGAGGCGGCACGTATTGAAGCAGCCCGTCGACAGCTGCTGGATCTGTTCTCCCGTTGGGGCTATGACCTGGTCATTACCCCGCATATCGAATACCTCGAATCGCTGCTCACTGGCGCTGGCCATGATCTCGAGCTGCAAACCTTCAAAATGATTGATCAGCTGTCCGGGCGCATGCTCGGGCTACGTGCCGACATCACGCCACAGGTTGCGCGCATCGATGCGCACACGCTAGGCGCCGAAGGGCCGTCTCGGCTGTGCTACTGCGGTAGCGTGCTGCATACCCGTCCGCGGGCGCTGGCGACCTCGCGTAGCCTGATTCAGTTGGGTGCGGAGTTGTACGGTGATGCGTCCAGTGCCAGCGATATTGAAGTGATTTCGCTAATGCTGGAAACCCTGGCGCTCTGCCGCGTCGAAGATGTGCATCTGGATATTGGTCATGTGGGTATTTACCGTGGCTTGATTCAGGCAGCCGGGGTGACTGAGCAGACCGAACAGGCCCTGTTCGATGCGCTGCAACGCAAGGCGGCCGATGAGGTCGCGGCCTTGGCGGGCGGTGTGGAGCAGGGCTCGCTGGGTGCCATGCTGTGCAGTCTGGTTGAGCTCTCTGGCGGTGTCGAGGTGCTTGATCGAGCGCATGCGCTGCTTGATGGAGCGCCAGAGGCGGTGATGGCGGCGCTCGACGATCTGGCTGAGGTGGCTCAGGTGTTGGCGCGCCAATACCCGGATGTGCCGTTGTATTTCGACCTTGGTGAATTGCGCGGCTACCATTACCACACGGGTGTGGTGTTTGCGGCATTTGTGCCGGGGCTGGGGCAAAGTGTTGCCCAGGGTGGTCGTTACGACGATATCGGCAGTGACTTCGGTCGCGCCCGCCCGGCCACTGGGTTTTCTACTGACCTGCGGTTTTTGGTGCAGCGCGGGCAGATTGCCAGCGCCGATATCGCCTCGGCGGTGTGGGCGCCCTATAGCGCGGAGCCTGGCCTGCAGCAGGCCGTGGCTGAGCTGCGCGCAGCCGGCCAGCGAGTCATTGTAGCGTTGCCAGGCCAGGCTGATGCTGAGGCGGCGGCGCACGGTTGTGACCGTATTCTGACCTGGCGCGACGGTCGCTGGCAGGTCGTTGAACTGAATTCGTGA
- the mutL gene encoding DNA mismatch repair endonuclease MutL: MSRIQLLSPRLANQIAAGEVVERPASVIKELLENSLDAGAKRIDIDVEQGGVKLLRVRDDGSGIEQDDLPLALSRHATSKIRDLDDLEAVATLGFRGEALASVSSVSRLTLTSCPLGADQAWQVETEGRDMAPSVRPAAHPRGTTVEVRDLFFNTPARRKFLRTEKTEFGHLEEVVKRLALSRFDVAFNLRHNGRPVLGLPPAQTEQEARRRVASVCGPAFVEQSRQIDSERSGLRLWGWVGLPTFSRSQADLQYFFVNGRMIKDKLVAHAVRQAYRDVLFHGRHPTFVLFMELDPAVVDVNVHPTKHEVRFRDGRMVHDFLFSTLYRALADQRPGDQGDDDQASAQPPSPVSQPAVSGLDAGVFSGQQRMVLNEAPPAWSATPANSYVPPSPPPQGTAAAYAGLYGNGGASVPSLPASVEGEDVPPLGYAVAQMHGVFIIAENAAGMVIVDMHAAHERITYERLKQAMDQEGLRSQPLLVPASMAVSQREADCADEHAAWFQKLGMSLQRMGPETLAIREVPSLLRQADAEPLVRDVLSDLLEYGSSDRIQAHLNELLSTMACHGSVRANRRLTLAEMNALLRDMEQTERSGQCNHGRPTWTQLSMTELDKLFMRGR, encoded by the coding sequence ATGTCCCGTATTCAATTATTGAGCCCGCGCCTGGCTAACCAGATCGCGGCCGGGGAGGTCGTTGAGCGTCCTGCCTCGGTGATCAAAGAGTTGCTGGAAAATAGCCTGGACGCGGGCGCCAAGCGCATCGATATCGACGTGGAGCAGGGCGGCGTAAAGCTGCTGCGTGTGCGTGATGATGGCTCGGGTATCGAGCAGGATGACCTGCCGCTGGCACTGTCGCGCCATGCCACCAGCAAGATTCGTGACCTGGACGATCTGGAGGCGGTGGCCACCCTGGGCTTTCGCGGCGAGGCGCTGGCCTCGGTCAGTTCGGTCTCACGGCTGACGTTGACCTCCTGTCCGCTGGGTGCCGACCAGGCCTGGCAGGTCGAGACCGAAGGGCGGGACATGGCGCCCAGCGTGCGTCCGGCTGCTCACCCGCGGGGGACGACGGTCGAGGTGCGCGACCTGTTCTTCAATACTCCTGCGCGGCGCAAGTTTCTGCGTACCGAGAAAACCGAGTTTGGCCATCTGGAAGAGGTGGTCAAGCGTTTGGCGTTGTCGCGCTTTGATGTCGCCTTCAACCTGCGTCATAACGGTCGCCCGGTGCTCGGCCTGCCGCCGGCACAGACCGAGCAGGAAGCGCGGCGCCGTGTGGCGAGCGTCTGCGGCCCGGCCTTTGTCGAACAGTCGCGACAGATTGACAGCGAGCGCAGCGGTCTTCGTCTTTGGGGGTGGGTCGGCTTGCCTACCTTTTCGCGCAGCCAGGCTGACCTGCAGTACTTCTTTGTAAACGGCCGGATGATCAAGGACAAACTGGTGGCGCACGCGGTGCGTCAGGCCTATCGGGATGTGCTGTTTCATGGCCGCCATCCGACCTTTGTGCTGTTTATGGAGCTGGACCCGGCTGTGGTAGATGTGAATGTGCACCCGACCAAGCACGAGGTGCGCTTTCGTGATGGTCGCATGGTCCACGATTTTCTCTTCAGTACCTTGTACCGTGCACTGGCTGATCAGCGGCCCGGTGATCAGGGAGACGACGACCAGGCCTCAGCTCAGCCGCCATCGCCAGTCAGTCAGCCTGCCGTCAGTGGCCTGGATGCCGGCGTGTTCTCGGGCCAGCAACGCATGGTGCTGAACGAGGCGCCGCCGGCCTGGAGTGCAACGCCTGCCAACAGCTATGTTCCGCCATCACCGCCGCCTCAGGGTACGGCCGCCGCCTATGCCGGGCTGTACGGCAATGGCGGTGCGTCGGTGCCGAGTCTGCCGGCCTCTGTGGAGGGGGAGGATGTGCCGCCGCTGGGCTACGCGGTGGCGCAGATGCACGGCGTTTTTATTATCGCCGAGAATGCCGCCGGTATGGTCATTGTCGATATGCATGCGGCGCATGAGCGCATCACCTACGAGCGTTTGAAGCAGGCAATGGATCAGGAAGGGCTACGCAGTCAGCCGTTGCTGGTACCTGCCAGCATGGCAGTGAGTCAGCGCGAAGCCGATTGTGCGGATGAACATGCGGCCTGGTTCCAGAAGCTCGGCATGTCATTGCAGCGCATGGGGCCGGAAACCCTGGCGATCCGTGAAGTGCCTTCACTGTTGCGCCAGGCAGATGCCGAGCCGCTGGTGCGCGACGTGTTGAGTGATCTGCTGGAATACGGCAGTAGCGACCGTATTCAGGCGCACCTGAATGAGCTGTTATCTACCATGGCCTGCCACGGGTCGGTGCGCGCCAATCGGCGGCTGACCCTGGCTGAGATGAATGCCCTGTTGCGTGATATGGAGCAAACCGAGCGCAGCGGTCAGTGTAACCACGGTCGTCCGACCTGGACGCAGCTAAGCATGACCGAGCTGGACAAGCTGTTTATGCGGGGGCGCTGA